In a single window of the Diospyros lotus cultivar Yz01 chromosome 10, ASM1463336v1, whole genome shotgun sequence genome:
- the LOC127812310 gene encoding GPN-loop GTPase QQT2-like isoform X1 encodes MDGEKGAVEQMSFVGSPNKQTTEKEAEGGIEKDEVFKSMEQLCIKSAGAGTSSNNFKRKPVVIIVVGMAGSGKTSLLHRLVCHTQASNIRGYVMNLDPAITTLPFGSNIDIRDTVKYKEVMKQFNVGPNGGILTSLNLFSTRFDEVISIIENRADQLDYVLVDTPGQIETLTWSASGAIITEAFASTFPTVIAYVVDTPGSAHPPTFMSNMLFACSILYKTQLPLVLAFNKIDVAQHQFALEWMEDFKAFHEVIDSDHSYASTLTRSLSFALDDFYKNLRSAGVSAVSGAGMEAFFKAIDDSAEEFIEMYEADLNERRADEQNMEEEGWRLDMENLRKDMEKTGGEAAILSTGLKDREVDKDMMGEDEVMDDLDFDNFEEDEEEDEQDEQEEEEEDFVDEDGD; translated from the exons GGTATAGAGAAAGATGAAGTTTTTAAGTCCATGGAGCAGTTGTGCATCAAGTCTGCAGGGGCAGGGACTTCATCAaacaatttcaaaagaaaaccaGTTGTAATCATTGTTGTAGGAATGGCTG GGAGTGGAAAAACATCTCTTCTTCATCGCCTGGTTTGTCACACACAAGCTTCAAATATTCGGGGCTACGTAATGAATCTTGACCCTGCTATCACGACACTTCCATTTGGTTCAAATATTGATATCAGAGATACAGTCAAATACAAGGAAGTCATGAAGCAGTTCAATGTTGGTCCTAATGGTGGAATCTTAACATCGCTCAACTTATTCTCCACCAGGTTTGATGAG GTTATTTCTATTATAGAAAATCGAGCAGATCAGCTAGATTATGTTCTTGTGGACACACCTGGTCAGATTGAGACATTGACCTGGTCTGCTTCTGGTGCAATAATAACTGAAGCTTTTGCATCAACCTTTCCTACTGTGATCGCTTATGTGGTAGATACACCTGGTTCGGCCCATCCACCAACTTTCATGAGCAATATGCTTTTTGCTTGCAGCATCCTCTACAAGACTCAGTTGCCTTTAGTGTTGGCATTTAACAAGATTGATGTGGCCCAGCATCAATTTGCTTTGGAg TGGATGGAAGACTTTAAGGCATTTCATGAAGTGATTGATTCAGATCATTCATACGCATCAACGCTGACCCGTAGCCTCTCTTTTGCTCTCGACGACTTCTACAAGAATCTAAGATCTGCTGGAGTGTCTGCAGTTTCTGGTGCAGGAATGGAGGCTTTCTTCAAGGCCATTGATGATAGTGCTGAAGAGTTCATTGAGATGTACGA GGCTGATCTCAATGAGAGGCGGGCAGATGAGCAGAATATGGAGGAAGAGGGTTGGCGGTTGGACATGGAAAACCTGAGGAAAGACATGGAGAAGACTGGGGGAGAAGCTGCGATCCTGAGCACTGGTTTGAAGGATAGAGAAGTCGATAAGGACATgatgggagaagatgaagtGATGGATGATCTGGATTTTGACAACTTTGAGGAGGATGAGGAAGAGGATGAGCAGGATgagcaggaggaggaggaggaggatttTGTCGACGAGGATGGAGATTAA
- the LOC127812310 gene encoding GPN-loop GTPase QQT2-like isoform X3 — protein sequence MDGEKGAVEQMSFVGSPNKQTTEKEAEGGIEKDEVFKSMEQLCIKSAGAGTSSNNFKRKPVVIIVVGMAGSGKTSLLHRLVCHTQASNIRGYVMNLDPAITTLPFGSNIDIRDTVKYKEVMKQFNVGPNGGILTSLNLFSTRFDEVISIIENRADQLDYVLVDTPGQIETLTWSASGAIITEAFASTFPTVIAYVVDTPGSAHPPTFMSNMLFACSILYKTQLPLVLAFNKIDVAQHQFALEWMEDFKAFHEVIDSDHSYASTLTRSLSFALDDFYKNLRSAGVSAVSGAGMEAFFKAIDDSAEEFIEMADLNERRADEQNMEEEGWRLDMENLRKDMEKTGGEAAILSTGLKDREVDKDMMGEDEVMDDLDFDNFEEDEEEDEQDEQEEEEEDFVDEDGD from the exons GGTATAGAGAAAGATGAAGTTTTTAAGTCCATGGAGCAGTTGTGCATCAAGTCTGCAGGGGCAGGGACTTCATCAaacaatttcaaaagaaaaccaGTTGTAATCATTGTTGTAGGAATGGCTG GGAGTGGAAAAACATCTCTTCTTCATCGCCTGGTTTGTCACACACAAGCTTCAAATATTCGGGGCTACGTAATGAATCTTGACCCTGCTATCACGACACTTCCATTTGGTTCAAATATTGATATCAGAGATACAGTCAAATACAAGGAAGTCATGAAGCAGTTCAATGTTGGTCCTAATGGTGGAATCTTAACATCGCTCAACTTATTCTCCACCAGGTTTGATGAG GTTATTTCTATTATAGAAAATCGAGCAGATCAGCTAGATTATGTTCTTGTGGACACACCTGGTCAGATTGAGACATTGACCTGGTCTGCTTCTGGTGCAATAATAACTGAAGCTTTTGCATCAACCTTTCCTACTGTGATCGCTTATGTGGTAGATACACCTGGTTCGGCCCATCCACCAACTTTCATGAGCAATATGCTTTTTGCTTGCAGCATCCTCTACAAGACTCAGTTGCCTTTAGTGTTGGCATTTAACAAGATTGATGTGGCCCAGCATCAATTTGCTTTGGAg TGGATGGAAGACTTTAAGGCATTTCATGAAGTGATTGATTCAGATCATTCATACGCATCAACGCTGACCCGTAGCCTCTCTTTTGCTCTCGACGACTTCTACAAGAATCTAAGATCTGCTGGAGTGTCTGCAGTTTCTGGTGCAGGAATGGAGGCTTTCTTCAAGGCCATTGATGATAGTGCTGAAGAGTTCATTGAGAT GGCTGATCTCAATGAGAGGCGGGCAGATGAGCAGAATATGGAGGAAGAGGGTTGGCGGTTGGACATGGAAAACCTGAGGAAAGACATGGAGAAGACTGGGGGAGAAGCTGCGATCCTGAGCACTGGTTTGAAGGATAGAGAAGTCGATAAGGACATgatgggagaagatgaagtGATGGATGATCTGGATTTTGACAACTTTGAGGAGGATGAGGAAGAGGATGAGCAGGATgagcaggaggaggaggaggaggatttTGTCGACGAGGATGGAGATTAA
- the LOC127812310 gene encoding GPN-loop GTPase QQT2-like isoform X4 yields MSFVGSPNKQTTEKEAEGGIEKDEVFKSMEQLCIKSAGAGTSSNNFKRKPVVIIVVGMAGSGKTSLLHRLVCHTQASNIRGYVMNLDPAITTLPFGSNIDIRDTVKYKEVMKQFNVGPNGGILTSLNLFSTRFDEVISIIENRADQLDYVLVDTPGQIETLTWSASGAIITEAFASTFPTVIAYVVDTPGSAHPPTFMSNMLFACSILYKTQLPLVLAFNKIDVAQHQFALEWMEDFKAFHEVIDSDHSYASTLTRSLSFALDDFYKNLRSAGVSAVSGAGMEAFFKAIDDSAEEFIEMYEADLNERRADEQNMEEEGWRLDMENLRKDMEKTGGEAAILSTGLKDREVDKDMMGEDEVMDDLDFDNFEEDEEEDEQDEQEEEEEDFVDEDGD; encoded by the exons GGTATAGAGAAAGATGAAGTTTTTAAGTCCATGGAGCAGTTGTGCATCAAGTCTGCAGGGGCAGGGACTTCATCAaacaatttcaaaagaaaaccaGTTGTAATCATTGTTGTAGGAATGGCTG GGAGTGGAAAAACATCTCTTCTTCATCGCCTGGTTTGTCACACACAAGCTTCAAATATTCGGGGCTACGTAATGAATCTTGACCCTGCTATCACGACACTTCCATTTGGTTCAAATATTGATATCAGAGATACAGTCAAATACAAGGAAGTCATGAAGCAGTTCAATGTTGGTCCTAATGGTGGAATCTTAACATCGCTCAACTTATTCTCCACCAGGTTTGATGAG GTTATTTCTATTATAGAAAATCGAGCAGATCAGCTAGATTATGTTCTTGTGGACACACCTGGTCAGATTGAGACATTGACCTGGTCTGCTTCTGGTGCAATAATAACTGAAGCTTTTGCATCAACCTTTCCTACTGTGATCGCTTATGTGGTAGATACACCTGGTTCGGCCCATCCACCAACTTTCATGAGCAATATGCTTTTTGCTTGCAGCATCCTCTACAAGACTCAGTTGCCTTTAGTGTTGGCATTTAACAAGATTGATGTGGCCCAGCATCAATTTGCTTTGGAg TGGATGGAAGACTTTAAGGCATTTCATGAAGTGATTGATTCAGATCATTCATACGCATCAACGCTGACCCGTAGCCTCTCTTTTGCTCTCGACGACTTCTACAAGAATCTAAGATCTGCTGGAGTGTCTGCAGTTTCTGGTGCAGGAATGGAGGCTTTCTTCAAGGCCATTGATGATAGTGCTGAAGAGTTCATTGAGATGTACGA GGCTGATCTCAATGAGAGGCGGGCAGATGAGCAGAATATGGAGGAAGAGGGTTGGCGGTTGGACATGGAAAACCTGAGGAAAGACATGGAGAAGACTGGGGGAGAAGCTGCGATCCTGAGCACTGGTTTGAAGGATAGAGAAGTCGATAAGGACATgatgggagaagatgaagtGATGGATGATCTGGATTTTGACAACTTTGAGGAGGATGAGGAAGAGGATGAGCAGGATgagcaggaggaggaggaggaggatttTGTCGACGAGGATGGAGATTAA
- the LOC127812310 gene encoding GPN-loop GTPase QQT2-like isoform X2, which yields MDGEKVEQMSFVGSPNKQTTEKEAEGGIEKDEVFKSMEQLCIKSAGAGTSSNNFKRKPVVIIVVGMAGSGKTSLLHRLVCHTQASNIRGYVMNLDPAITTLPFGSNIDIRDTVKYKEVMKQFNVGPNGGILTSLNLFSTRFDEVISIIENRADQLDYVLVDTPGQIETLTWSASGAIITEAFASTFPTVIAYVVDTPGSAHPPTFMSNMLFACSILYKTQLPLVLAFNKIDVAQHQFALEWMEDFKAFHEVIDSDHSYASTLTRSLSFALDDFYKNLRSAGVSAVSGAGMEAFFKAIDDSAEEFIEMYEADLNERRADEQNMEEEGWRLDMENLRKDMEKTGGEAAILSTGLKDREVDKDMMGEDEVMDDLDFDNFEEDEEEDEQDEQEEEEEDFVDEDGD from the exons GGTATAGAGAAAGATGAAGTTTTTAAGTCCATGGAGCAGTTGTGCATCAAGTCTGCAGGGGCAGGGACTTCATCAaacaatttcaaaagaaaaccaGTTGTAATCATTGTTGTAGGAATGGCTG GGAGTGGAAAAACATCTCTTCTTCATCGCCTGGTTTGTCACACACAAGCTTCAAATATTCGGGGCTACGTAATGAATCTTGACCCTGCTATCACGACACTTCCATTTGGTTCAAATATTGATATCAGAGATACAGTCAAATACAAGGAAGTCATGAAGCAGTTCAATGTTGGTCCTAATGGTGGAATCTTAACATCGCTCAACTTATTCTCCACCAGGTTTGATGAG GTTATTTCTATTATAGAAAATCGAGCAGATCAGCTAGATTATGTTCTTGTGGACACACCTGGTCAGATTGAGACATTGACCTGGTCTGCTTCTGGTGCAATAATAACTGAAGCTTTTGCATCAACCTTTCCTACTGTGATCGCTTATGTGGTAGATACACCTGGTTCGGCCCATCCACCAACTTTCATGAGCAATATGCTTTTTGCTTGCAGCATCCTCTACAAGACTCAGTTGCCTTTAGTGTTGGCATTTAACAAGATTGATGTGGCCCAGCATCAATTTGCTTTGGAg TGGATGGAAGACTTTAAGGCATTTCATGAAGTGATTGATTCAGATCATTCATACGCATCAACGCTGACCCGTAGCCTCTCTTTTGCTCTCGACGACTTCTACAAGAATCTAAGATCTGCTGGAGTGTCTGCAGTTTCTGGTGCAGGAATGGAGGCTTTCTTCAAGGCCATTGATGATAGTGCTGAAGAGTTCATTGAGATGTACGA GGCTGATCTCAATGAGAGGCGGGCAGATGAGCAGAATATGGAGGAAGAGGGTTGGCGGTTGGACATGGAAAACCTGAGGAAAGACATGGAGAAGACTGGGGGAGAAGCTGCGATCCTGAGCACTGGTTTGAAGGATAGAGAAGTCGATAAGGACATgatgggagaagatgaagtGATGGATGATCTGGATTTTGACAACTTTGAGGAGGATGAGGAAGAGGATGAGCAGGATgagcaggaggaggaggaggaggatttTGTCGACGAGGATGGAGATTAA